The Triticum aestivum cultivar Chinese Spring chromosome 3A, IWGSC CS RefSeq v2.1, whole genome shotgun sequence genome includes a region encoding these proteins:
- the LOC123062941 gene encoding gibberellin 20 oxidase 2, whose product MPDSSPAHSLAASSHASHLMVLQTAQQEPSLTRPPHCSAASARSPAAMDTSPATPLLLQPPAPSIDPFAAKAAVNKNGGAATAVYDLRREPKIPAPFVWPHAEVRPTTAEELAVPVVDVGVLRNGDAAGLRRAVAQVAAACATHGFFQVSGHGVDDALARAALDGASGFFGLPLAEKQRARRVPGTVSGYTSAHADRFASKLPWKETLSFGFHDRAGAAPVVVDYFTSTLGPDYEPMGRVYQEYCEKMKELSLRIMELLELGLGVEKRGYYRDFFADSSSIMRCNYYPPCPEPERTLGTGPHCDPTALTILLQDDVGGLEVLVDGDWRPVRPVPGAMVINIGDTFMALSNGRYKSCLHRAVVNRRQERRSLAFFLCPREDRVVRPPPGLRSPRRYPDFTWADLMRFTQRHYRADTRTLDAFTQWFSSSTSPPPPAPAAQQAA is encoded by the exons ATGCCAGACAGCTCTCCCGCACACTCACTCGCAGCTAGCTCACACGCCTCTCATCTCATGGTGCTCCAGACCGCTCAGCAAGAACCATCCCTCACGCGTCCGCCTCACTGCAGCGCCGCCAGCGCGCGCTCGCCTGCGGCCATGGACACCAGCCCTGCAACTCCCCTGCTCCTCCAGCCTCCCGCTCCCAGCATTGACCCGTTCGCCGCCAAGGCGGCCGTCAACAAGAACGGCGGCGCGGCCACCGCGGTGTACGACCTCCGGAGGGAGCCGAAGATCCCCGCCCCGTTTGTGTGGCCCCACGCCGAGGTGCGCCCCACCACGGCCGAGGAGCTGGCCGTGCCGGTGGTGGACGTGGGCGTGCTGCGCAATGGCGACGCCGCAGGGCTCCGCCGCGCCGTGGCGCAGGTggccgcggcgtgcgccacgcacggGTTCTTCCAGGTGTCCGGGCACGGCGTGGACGACGCCCTGGCGCGCGCGGCGCTGGACGGCGCGAGCGGCTTCTTCGGGCTGCCGCTGGCCGAGAAGCAGCGCGCGCGGCGCGTCCCGGGGACCGTGTCCGGGTACACGAGCGCGCACGCGGACCGGTTCGCCTCCAAGCTCCCCTGGAAGGAGACCCTCTCCTTCGGCTTCCACGACCGCGCCGGCGCCGCGCCCGTCGTGGTGGACTACTTCACCAGCACCCTCGGGCCGGACTACGAGCCAATGGG GAGGGTGTACCAGGAGTACTGCGAGAAGATGAAGGAGCTGTCGCTGAGGATCATGGAGCTGCTGGAGCTGGGCCTGGGGGTGGAGAAGCGCGGGTACTACCGGGACTTCTTCGCGGACAGCAGCTCCATCATGCGGTGCAACTACTACCCGCCGTGCCCGGAGCCGGAGCGCACGCTGGGGACGGGCCCGCACTGCGACCCCACGGCGCTCACCATCCTGCTGCAGGACGACGTAGGCGGGCTGGAGGTCCTCGTCGACGGCGACTGGCGGCCCGTCCGCCCCGTCCCCGGCGCCATGGTCATCAACATCGGCGACACCTTCATG GCGCTGTCGAACGGGCGGTACAAGAGCTGCCTGCACCGGGCGGTGGTGAACCGGCGGCAGGAGCGGCGGTCGCTGGCCTTCTTCCTGTGCCCGCGCGAGGACCGCGTGGTGCGGCCGCCGCCGGGCCTGAGGAGCCCGCGGCGGTACCCGGACTTCACCTGGGCCGACCTCATGCGCTTCACGCAGCGCCACTACCGCGCCGACACGCGCACCCTCGACGCCTTCACCCAGTGgttctcctcctccacctcgccgccgccgcccgccccggcggcccagcaggcggcctgA
- the LOC123062940 gene encoding probable methyltransferase PMT26 — translation MAFGRGAKMDGRRPSSPSSSMCTTTTVVVFVALCMVGAWMMTSSTVFPVEPTSNKKSEPIEVSTSNKKTEVKDQRAEVGFGETDEAAKSGSVSSEKFEDTDNNDNVPDESHSNRDAPEEEKFPENAMEKPVEMAEEKEPPKEKEDSKDSFDDANGKSEGQSAKEGGESGDEEEKSGERKDKETTTDNDVEKSDAEKKEDQEGKSEDDATEQPQIEEKVEESGEKEPAAKANEVFPDGAQSELLKESNTENGSFPTQAAESKNEKEAQAASKSSGDEITYSWKLCNSSAVTDYIPCLDNEKAIKKLHSTKHYEHRERHCPAEPPTCLVPLPEGYKRPIEWPKSRDKVWYSNVPHTKLAEYKGHQNWVKVSGDHLLFPGGGTQFKNGALHYIDTIQQALPDIAWGKRSRVILDVGCGVASFGGYMFDRDVLTMSFAPKDEHEAQVQFALERGIPAISAVMGTKRLPYPSRVFDVIHCARCRVPWHIEGGKLLLELNRLLRPGGYFVWSATPVYQKLPEDVEIWNAISSLTKSMCWKMVKKTKDTLNQVGMAIYQKPMDNNCYEKRSEDSPPLCKETDDADAAWNVPLQACIPKLPIGPSVRGSKWPEMWPQRLEKTPFWIDGSRVGVYGKPANEDFEADYAHWKRVVSKSYVNGMGIDWSKVRNVMDMRAVYGGFAAALRDQKVWVMNIVPIDSPDTLPIVYERGLFGMYHDWCESFSTYPRTYDLLHADHLFSKLKKRCKLLGVFAEVDRILRPEGKLIVRDDAETISELESMAKSLQWEVRMTYARGKEGLLCVQKTTWRPKEIEASM, via the exons ATGGCATTTGGCCGAGGCGCGAAGATGGACGGCAGGCGGCCCTCGTCGCCGTCCTCGTCGATGTGCACGACGACCACCGTCGTCGTGTTTGTGGCGCTCTGCATGGTCGGCGCCTGGATGATGACGTCCTCCACCGTCTTCCCGGTAGAGCCTACTTCAAACAAGAAGTCGGAGCCGATAGAGGTGTCAACATCGAATAAGAAGACCGAGGTCAAGGATCAGCGCGCAGAAGTTGGCTTTGGTGAAACCGACGAGGCGGCGAAATCCGGCAGTGTTAGCTCGGAAAAATTCGAGGACACTGACAATAATGACAATGTTCCAGATGAGTCGCATAGTAACAGGGATGCTCCTGAGGAAGAGAAGTTCCCTGAGAACGCAATGGAGAAGCCTGTCGAGATGGCTGAAGAAAAGGAACCACCAAAGGAGAAGGAGGACAGTAAGGATTCGTTCGATGATGCAAATGGAAAATCAGAAGGACAGAGTGCTAAGGAGGGTGGGGAGTCTGGTGATGAGGAGGAGAAGAGCGGGGAGAGGAAAGATAAGGAGACCACCACTGACAATGATGTTGAAAAATCCGATGCAGAGAAGAAGGAAGATCAAGAAGGAAAGTCTGAGGATGATGCAACTGAGCAGCCTCAAATCGAGGAGAAAGTGGAAGAAAGTGGAGAGAAGGAACCAGCTGCAAAAGCTAATGAGGTATTTCCTGATGGAGCTCAGTCTGAACTTCTAAAGGAGTCGAATACCGAGAATGGGTCATTCCCTACACAGGCTGCAGAGTCAAAGAATGAGAAGGAAGCTCAAGCAGCATCAAAATCTTCAGGTGATGAAATAACCTATAGCTGGAAATTATGTAATAGCAGTGCCGTGACAGATTACATACCTTGCCTTGACAATGAGAAGGCTATCAAGAAACTTCATTCTACCAAGCATTATGAACACCGTGAGAGGCATTGCCCTGCGGAGCCTCCGACCTGCCTTGTTCCACTTCCGGAAGGATATAAGCGCCCCATCGAGTGGCCCAAGAGCAGGGACAAG GTATGGTACAGCAACGTCCCTCACACCAAGCTTGCAGAGTACAAGGGTCATCAGAACTGGGTTAAAGTTTCTGGGGATCATCTTCTGTTTCCTGGGGGCGGGACTCAGTTCAAGAATGGCGCACTCCACTACATCGATACTATTCAGCAG GCTTTACCTGATATTGCATGGGGTAAACGAAGCCGTGTGATTCTAGATGTTGGTTGTGGAGTTGCTAGCTTTGGTGGCTACATGTTTGATAGAGATGTGCTTACCATGTCATTTGCTCCAAAAGACGAGCATGAAGCTCAAGTACAGTTTGCGCTCGAGAGGGGAATTCCAGCAATATCAGCTGTAATGGGCACCAAGAGACTTCCATATCCTAGCAGGGTTTTTGATGTCATTCACTGTGCTCGCTGCAGGGTCCCTTGGCACATTGAAG GTGGCAAGCTTTTGCTGGAATTGAACCGACTATTACGTCCTGGTGGTTACTTCGTCTGGTCTGCCACTCCTGTTTACCAAAAGCTCCCTGAAGATGTTGAAATTTGGAATG CCATATCTTCTCTGACAAAGTCCATGTGCTGGAAAATGGTTAAGAAAACAAAGGATACATTAAATCAAGTTGGTATGGCCATATATCAGAAGCCAATGGACAACAATTGCTACGAGAAAAGATCAGAAGACAGCCCACCGCTATGCAAGGAAACTGACGATGCAGATGCTGCATG GAATGTACCTTTGCAAGCGTGCATACCCAAATTGCCGATTGGTCCATCAGTAAGAGGATCAAAATGGCCAGAGATGTGGCCTCAAAGGCTTGAGAAGACTCCCTTCTGGATTGATGGTTCTCGTGTTGGAGTTTATGGAAAACCAGCAAATGAAGACTTCGAGGCAGACTATGCACACTGGAAACGTGTTGTAAGTAAGTCGTATGTGAATGGCATGGGAATTGACTGGTCTAAAGTGAGAAATGTCATGGACATGAGAGCCGTATACGGAGG TTTTGCTGCAGCACTGAGGGACCAAAAAGTCTGGGTTATGAATATCGTGCCAATCGATTCGCCTGACACACTGCCCATTGTTTATGAGCGTGGCTTGTTTGGAATGTATCATGACTGGTGCGAATCTTTCAGCACTTACCCAAGAACATATGACCTCCTACATGCAGACCATCTCTTCTCAAAGCTCAAAAAGAG ATGTAAATTGCTGGGAGTGTTTGCCGAGGTTGACCGGATATTGAGGCCAGAAGGCAAACTGATCGTGAGGGACGACGCAGAGACAATAAGCGAGCTCGAAAGCATGGCGAAGTCCCTGCAGTGGGAGGTGCGCATGACCTACGCCAGGGGCAAGGAAGGGCTGCTCTGCGTCCAAAAGACCACGTGGCGGCCCAAGGAGATCGAAGCAAGCATGTAG